From the genome of Verrucomicrobiia bacterium:
TGGGACAAAAAATCTATCAAGTTGACTCTTTTACCGACCGCCCCTTCACCGGCAATCCGGCGGGTGTCTGTATTTTGCCGGAAGCAAGGAGCGAAAAATGGATGCAGGACGTGGCCCGGGAAATGAATCTGGCCGAAACGGCCTTTCTGGTCAAGCAATCCGACGGCTACAACCTGCGCTGGTTCACCCCCGCTGTCGAAGTTGACCTCTGCGGCCACGCCACCTTGGCCTCGGCCCATGTATTGTGGGAGACGGGGCAATTGCCGGTTAGGGAAGAGGCCCGTTTTCACACTAAAAGCGGGCTTTTAACCGCTAAACGAGCTGGCAAACTTATTGAAATGAATTTTCCTGCCACACCCGCCGCAACGGTAGAAGCCCCGCCGGGATTGCTGCAAGCTCTGGGAGTTGATGCAAAATACGTAGGGAAAAGCCGGTTTGATTATTTGATAGAAGTTGAGTCGGAAGCCATGGTCAAGGGTTTGAATCCCGATATCGGCCGGGTAAAGCAATTGCCCGTTCGGGGCGTTATTGTTACGGCTAAAGCAAAATCCGAGGGCTTTGATTTCGTCTCCCGCTTCTTCGCCCCGGCGGTGGGGGTGGACGAAGACCCAGTCACCGGCTCGGCCCACTGCACGCTGGCTCCTTTCTGGGCCGAACGATTGGGAAAGAAGGAACTGGTCGGTTATCAGGCCTCTAGCCGGGGCGGAACGGTTCGGGTGCGGGTGGATGGAGACCGGGTGCATCTGGGCGGGCGGGCGGTAACTGTTTTGGTGGCGGAACTGGTCAATGGCTAAACCGCATGATGCCGCCGGTTCGGGAAGATTGATTTTCACAGCCGTTCTGCTTTTCCTATTTGCCGTGGCCGTCCTACAAAACACCCAGCCGGTTTCGCTCAAGTTTCTTTTCTGGGCGGTTTCGATGCCCCGTGCCATCCTGATTTTAATATCCGCCCTTTTTGGTCTGATTTTCGGCATTTTTCTTTCCGTCCGGGCCAAAAAAGGCAGGGCTGCAAAATGAGGGAAGAGAAATTCCGTATCTCCGTGGAGGAAGCGCTGGCCCGGTTGCCAACGCCGGAGGGAAAACTATTTGCGAATGTCTTTAAGCGAGGCGATTTGACTGTGGAAATTTATGCCCCGCACGGAGTCGATCCCCAACAGCCTCATACTCGGGATGAAATTTACTTCGTGGCCCACGGCGAAGGGCTCTATCTCTGCGGCGGAACCCGCCAGCCATTCGGCGCGGGGGATTTCCTATTCGCCCCGGCGGGAGTGGCCCACCGTTTCGAGGATTTTTCGGAGGATTTGGCGGTCTGGGTCATCTTCTTCGGCCCGGAGGGGGGCTATCCGCCCGAAAAATAAAACGTTTCCCGTGGAACCGATTCAGTTATATTTGCGTATTAAGGTTGTGCGCGGAAGATGCCGCGCAGGAAATTAACTTTCAAAGGTTGGGAGGTTTTATGGATGCTCCGGTAGTGCATTTTGAAATTCCGGCGAATAATCCCGAAAAGCTTTCCGGTTTTTACACCGGCATCTTCGGCTGGAAAATCGAAAAAGTCCCCGGAATGGAGTACTGGTTCGTGACCACCAAGTCGGCCCAGGAAAAACCCGGCATCAACGGCGGGCTGATGAAAAAAATGAACCCGGGACACGTTCCCACCAATTACATCGATGTGGCTTCGGTGGAGGAGTGGAGCAAGAAGGTCGCGGCGGCCGGCGGACAAGTGATTATGCCGAAATCCCCTGTACCGCAGATGGGGTGGTTTGCGGTCTGCTTGGATCCCGAAGGAAACGTCTTCGGTCTCTGGCAGAACGACCCGAACGCGGGATAAGCTACTTTTTACCCAAGCCCCGGCCGAAAGCCGGGGCTTTTTTATGGTTGACATTAAACTCGTGAAAGCTACCTTTTGCCAATGTTGAGGCGGTTTTCCCTTTTGATAGTCGGGTTTTTCTGGTTTTTTTCGCCGGTTGCCGAAGCCCGCTTTTTTCCCAAGTGGTTCGGCCGAATTTCCTCCGGCTACTCCTACTGGAAGCTGGAGGATTTGAACCAGCGGATACCCAACCGCAAGCCGTTTTTCGACCGGGCCGACAGCAATTACGTATTCAAAGACCTCCCCTCCAGCCATATCTCTTTCAATCTCGGGCTACAATTTGACGTCCTGCCCAAACTTACGCTGCTCGGAACGATTGAATATTTGCAAGCCACCCGCGTCAACGAAGCAGTCAACGACACGGTTCGGGTGCATGCCCTGACCCGTCCGCGAGAAATAAATCTCGGATTGGATGCCTTCTGGCGGCTGGGCCCGCAGGAAAACATCCTCTTGGGAGTCGGCAGCGGATTCTCCTTCGCCCGTTTTCGGGACGACGTCAAAGTTTACGGACGCAACCCCGGCCAGCCCGATTCGCTCACCCGTTTTCTCTTGGAAAAATACAGTTCACTGGCAATATACGGCGAGCTCCGCGCGATTTACATCCTCCCGTTTTCGCTTGTGAACGGTCAAAACTTCTTCGTCGAGGCGCTCGGGCGGTTGAATCCGATAGAGGCCTTCACGGGAAGCCGGAACGACGGCGGCACCACGCAAAACGAGGTAGAGGCCACATTCTTCCCGCCCGGCAGCAACACGGCCCAGCCGGTCAAGCTCGATTTCTCCGGTTTCTACATCGGCTTCGGTTCCAACTTCCGGTTGTAAGGTTTTCCCCGAATGCCGCGGTTTGAACGTTTCCGGATTTGGGCCTCTGGCCATCCGCTTGAACTTCTTCTAATCCTTGGGCTTTTTCTCCGTCTCTGGGCCGCCTTTTTCGCCCGCGGCTATATGGGGACGGACGATCATTTTCAGGTAATCGAAATCGCCGCCGACTGGCAGCGGGAAAATTTCGTCTTTCTGCCGGGTGATGTGCAATTCTATCGCTCCCTTTTCTACCCCGCGCTCAACTGGCTTTTGATGGCTCTTCTGCATCAACTCGGCATTTACCATCCGGACGCCATAATGCTGGTCAACCGGCTCTTGCACGCCTTGTTTTCCCTTTGGACGATTGCCTTGACCTACAAGCTTGGCCTATTGCTGTTCGATCGCCGCGTCGCCTTCACCGCAGGGCTTTTGTCAGCCGCCTATTTCTTGATGCCCTACGTCTCGGTCCGCAACTTGATTGAATCCTTCTGCATTCCTTTCCTTCTGTGGGGGCTTTATGAAACCGTCAAAGCGGAAATGGGAAAGTCAAGAAACTCGAACCGCTCTTGGGCTTTGGCAGGTATTACTTTTGGATTGGCGTTTCTTGTCCGCTGGCAGGTGGCGGCGGCCATTTTGGGGGTTGGGCTTTATTTGATTTATCGCCAAGCATGGCGGGGGTTGGCTTTAATGACAACTTTTGGACTGATTCCAGTGCTGGCCGAGGCGGTTTGGGACTGGTGGGCGCACGGCGTTTTCTTTGGCTCCTTCCGGGTCTATATCCAACACAATCTCGAGCACGCACGGGATTACATCGTAGGTCCCTGGTATCGCTATTTGCTTTTGCTTGTGGGTCTTTTCATCCCCCCCTTTTCGCTTTTTTTCCTGGCCGCCATTGTTCGCTGGGCCAAACGTTTCGGCGTATTGATTTGGGCCGCTTTGGCCTTTTTAATTATCCACTCCGCCGTTCCCGGTAAACAAGAACGATTCATTCTCCCCATTTTTCCGCTTTTGGCTTTGATGGGAACGGCCGGGCTTTTTTTCTGGCAGGAAAACCGGTCATCTCTCACTTCCTGGATTCGCTGGGGTTGGCGCTGGTTTTGGGCCGTGAACGCCGTATTGTTGATTCTGGCCACTTTCAATTACAGCCAGAAGGCCCGCATCGCCTCCTTTATCAGTCTCTATGAAAGTGGGGATGCCCGGGGTGTGGTGGTGGATTTCACCGAACGGGGCACGCTTCTTCCTCTGTATTATTTGGACGGCGCCGACCCATCCCGCCCCAAACCCGAGATATACCGGGCCTACACTTCGGCTGATTTCGATACCCTGCGTTTGCGGCATTCGGGAAGAATCGGTCCGCCGGTTGCCTCCCTTGATTATGCTGTTATTTTTTCGCAGGGAAAACCGGTGATGCACCTGAAAATGATCAATGAGCATCTGGGACGAACGGAAGTACTTGCCCACATTTCCCCAAGTTTGGCCGATAGAATATTGCTCTGGCTCAACCCGAAATACAACCACTCCAAGGAGGCCTGGGTCTGCCGGCTGGAGGTGGAAAAGTGAGTCATATCGACTTTTTGCTTGACTTGGTATGGGGCCGGGCTATATTAATTCGTAAGAGGTTAAAGAATGAAAGCGCTATTCTGCTCGCCGGCTTGTTTGAATGGGGGTTGGTACTGGTATTCGAGCTTGCGGGCGGGTTAGCTTTGTTTGTGCGTAAGCTTGGCCCCGCCCGAAAGCGGGGCTTTTTTGTTGCTGGAAAACGAATATGAAGCTGAAATTTTACAAACTGGAAGCGGCCGGAAACGATTTTATCATCGTTTTAGAACGAAATTTGCCTAAAATGCCGCCGGTCGCTTTGGTAAAACGGCTCTGCCATCGGCACACCGGCATCGGAGCGGACGGCCTGATTATCTTGGAAAAAGGGCGGGCCGCCAAGTGGCGGATGCGGATTTTCAACGCGGACGGCTCGGACGGCCAATTTTCCGGCAACGGCGCCCGCTGTTTGGCCCATCTCCTTTTCCGTTTGCGCTGGGTGGTCGGAAAACGGGCTGTCTTCGAGACCGTCCGGGGGGCGACCGAAGTGGTGCGTACCCGCGGGGATTATTACCGTGTCGACATGGGTCGCCCCGTTTGGGACGGCGGTGCCATTCCGCTCAACTCGACCAAAAACGCTTTCATCAACCAGTCCATCGAGGCGGGCGGCCGGGTCTTTACCGGCACGGCCGTTTCCGTTGGGAATCCCCATCTGGTTTTGTTCGTCGATTCGATTCCTGTAAACTGGGCGGAATTGGGGGAGAAACTGGAACGCCACCGGCTTTTTCCCAAAGGGGCCAACATCGAATTTGTCCGCCCGCACGGCAAAAAACGGGCGACCGTGGCGGTCTGGGAGCGGGGTGTGGGGGAAACGTTGGCCTGCGGCACCGGCTCGGTGGCCGTGCTCGCCGCCGGCGTCATCACCGGGCGGCTGGCGCGCAAAGCCAAGATCCAAATGCCGGGAGGGGTTCTGAACGTGGAATGGGAGACAGATGGCCATCTTTATCTTTCCGGCCCGGTTCGCTATCTCTTTTCAGGAGAGTTTGA
Proteins encoded in this window:
- a CDS encoding glycosyltransferase family 39 protein, with translation MPRFERFRIWASGHPLELLLILGLFLRLWAAFFARGYMGTDDHFQVIEIAADWQRENFVFLPGDVQFYRSLFYPALNWLLMALLHQLGIYHPDAIMLVNRLLHALFSLWTIALTYKLGLLLFDRRVAFTAGLLSAAYFLMPYVSVRNLIESFCIPFLLWGLYETVKAEMGKSRNSNRSWALAGITFGLAFLVRWQVAAAILGVGLYLIYRQAWRGLALMTTFGLIPVLAEAVWDWWAHGVFFGSFRVYIQHNLEHARDYIVGPWYRYLLLLVGLFIPPFSLFFLAAIVRWAKRFGVLIWAALAFLIIHSAVPGKQERFILPIFPLLALMGTAGLFFWQENRSSLTSWIRWGWRWFWAVNAVLLILATFNYSQKARIASFISLYESGDARGVVVDFTERGTLLPLYYLDGADPSRPKPEIYRAYTSADFDTLRLRHSGRIGPPVASLDYAVIFSQGKPVMHLKMINEHLGRTEVLAHISPSLADRILLWLNPKYNHSKEAWVCRLEVEK
- a CDS encoding cupin domain-containing protein translates to MREEKFRISVEEALARLPTPEGKLFANVFKRGDLTVEIYAPHGVDPQQPHTRDEIYFVAHGEGLYLCGGTRQPFGAGDFLFAPAGVAHRFEDFSEDLAVWVIFFGPEGGYPPEK
- a CDS encoding LapA family protein; the protein is MAKPHDAAGSGRLIFTAVLLFLFAVAVLQNTQPVSLKFLFWAVSMPRAILILISALFGLIFGIFLSVRAKKGRAAK
- a CDS encoding VOC family protein, which gives rise to MDAPVVHFEIPANNPEKLSGFYTGIFGWKIEKVPGMEYWFVTTKSAQEKPGINGGLMKKMNPGHVPTNYIDVASVEEWSKKVAAAGGQVIMPKSPVPQMGWFAVCLDPEGNVFGLWQNDPNAG
- the dapF gene encoding diaminopimelate epimerase gives rise to the protein MKLKFYKLEAAGNDFIIVLERNLPKMPPVALVKRLCHRHTGIGADGLIILEKGRAAKWRMRIFNADGSDGQFSGNGARCLAHLLFRLRWVVGKRAVFETVRGATEVVRTRGDYYRVDMGRPVWDGGAIPLNSTKNAFINQSIEAGGRVFTGTAVSVGNPHLVLFVDSIPVNWAELGEKLERHRLFPKGANIEFVRPHGKKRATVAVWERGVGETLACGTGSVAVLAAGVITGRLARKAKIQMPGGVLNVEWETDGHLYLSGPVRYLFSGEFEL
- a CDS encoding PhzF family phenazine biosynthesis protein codes for the protein MGQKIYQVDSFTDRPFTGNPAGVCILPEARSEKWMQDVAREMNLAETAFLVKQSDGYNLRWFTPAVEVDLCGHATLASAHVLWETGQLPVREEARFHTKSGLLTAKRAGKLIEMNFPATPAATVEAPPGLLQALGVDAKYVGKSRFDYLIEVESEAMVKGLNPDIGRVKQLPVRGVIVTAKAKSEGFDFVSRFFAPAVGVDEDPVTGSAHCTLAPFWAERLGKKELVGYQASSRGGTVRVRVDGDRVHLGGRAVTVLVAELVNG